A genome region from Tolypothrix sp. PCC 7712 includes the following:
- the cobW gene encoding cobalamin biosynthesis protein CobW: protein MHKIPVTVITGFLGAGKTTLIRHLLQNNEGRRIAVLVNEFGEMGIDGELLRDCRVCDDEEDPNSNIVELTNGCLCCTVQEEFLPAMQELLKRRDRLDCMLIETSGLALPKPLVQAFRWPEIRTGATVDGVITVVDCEALASDRYVGDLAALLAQRQADSSLEHETPIEELFEDQLACADLVLLTKSDRVDEQTQVRVQDWLKQNLPPGVKVIPCQDGKISSNLLLGFNAAVEDNLDSRPSHHDTEEDHEHDDGINAVQLILDQAFEPSFLVKRLQTLVQQQEIYRIKGFVAVPNKAMRLVLQGVGNRFDYFYDRPWQNSELRQTRLVLIGRELDRVRIESVVLGEEVGATI from the coding sequence ATGCACAAAATTCCCGTCACAGTCATTACAGGATTTCTCGGCGCAGGCAAAACTACGTTAATTCGTCACTTACTGCAAAACAACGAAGGACGACGGATTGCTGTTTTGGTAAATGAATTTGGGGAAATGGGCATTGATGGCGAACTATTGCGTGATTGCCGAGTTTGTGATGATGAAGAAGACCCCAACAGTAATATTGTGGAACTCACCAACGGTTGCTTGTGCTGCACAGTGCAAGAGGAATTCTTACCAGCAATGCAAGAATTACTCAAGCGACGCGATCGCCTAGACTGTATGTTGATTGAAACCTCTGGACTAGCATTACCAAAACCATTGGTGCAAGCATTTCGCTGGCCAGAGATTCGCACAGGTGCTACAGTGGACGGCGTAATCACTGTGGTGGATTGCGAAGCCTTAGCCAGCGATCGATATGTAGGCGATTTAGCAGCCCTCTTAGCCCAGCGACAAGCCGACTCTAGCCTAGAACACGAAACACCGATTGAGGAATTGTTTGAAGATCAGCTAGCTTGTGCTGACTTGGTGTTGCTGACTAAAAGCGATCGCGTTGACGAACAAACCCAAGTGAGAGTGCAGGATTGGTTAAAGCAGAACTTACCTCCTGGTGTAAAAGTCATTCCTTGCCAGGATGGTAAAATCAGTAGCAATTTATTACTCGGTTTTAACGCTGCGGTAGAAGATAACTTAGATAGTCGTCCCAGTCACCACGATACTGAAGAAGACCACGAACATGATGACGGGATTAATGCAGTGCAACTAATATTAGACCAAGCATTTGAGCCGTCTTTTTTGGTTAAACGTTTGCAAACATTAGTGCAACAGCAAGAAATTTATCGAATTAAGGGATTTGTAGCAGTTCCGAACAAAGCCATGCGTTTAGTATTACAAGGTGTCGGTAATCGATTTGACTACTTTTACGACCGTCCTTGGCAAAACAGCGAACTCCGTCAAACGCGATTAGTGTTAATTGGTCGAGAACTGGATCGAGTTCGTATTGAGTCAGTGGTGTTGGGGGAGGAAGTCGGTGCGACCATCTAA
- a CDS encoding class I SAM-dependent DNA methyltransferase produces the protein MQKPKLINISKATRYQNAAIDYYMGLTNSSYLHYGYWEPLPTVGEELTLTRLRAAQEAYAAKLFSFIPEGVKTVLDVGCGIGGNAVYLRDRGFIVEGLAPDTLQQEKFIKNTNSQVPFYLTRFEDFHTSNSYDLVLLSESSQYIAALDLAQGAARLLDSGGYLLLADMMRFDAEYREGIFSNCHVASELQAALEQSGFKLIKTEDISSHIAPTIDLCVDKFRTFGLTTIKYIADLVAIALPPLYAIGCWVFKRWLEKPIAEGLAARTIFENHLCYSIQLWQLTKGV, from the coding sequence ATGCAAAAACCAAAACTAATAAATATTTCCAAAGCGACTCGTTACCAAAATGCGGCGATAGATTATTACATGGGACTTACAAATTCCTCCTATCTCCATTACGGGTATTGGGAGCCACTACCTACTGTAGGTGAGGAATTGACTCTAACTCGTCTGCGTGCGGCTCAAGAAGCTTATGCAGCCAAGCTTTTTAGTTTTATTCCAGAGGGTGTAAAAACTGTGCTGGATGTCGGTTGCGGGATTGGTGGGAATGCAGTGTATTTACGCGATCGCGGTTTCATTGTTGAGGGATTAGCACCTGACACACTCCAGCAAGAAAAGTTTATCAAGAATACCAACTCTCAAGTACCTTTCTATTTAACGAGATTTGAAGATTTTCACACCTCAAACTCCTACGATTTAGTTCTGTTGAGTGAAAGCAGTCAATATATTGCTGCTCTCGATTTAGCTCAAGGTGCGGCTCGTTTACTGGATAGCGGTGGCTACTTGCTGCTTGCAGACATGATGCGTTTTGATGCCGAATACCGAGAAGGTATTTTTTCTAATTGTCATGTCGCCAGCGAACTCCAAGCGGCGTTAGAACAGTCTGGATTCAAGTTAATCAAGACTGAGGACATTTCCAGCCATATTGCGCCAACGATTGACTTGTGTGTTGATAAGTTCCGTACTTTTGGGCTAACTACTATTAAATATATTGCAGATTTGGTGGCGATCGCACTCCCACCATTATACGCGATCGGATGTTGGGTATTTAAGCGTTGGCTAGAAAAGCCAATTGCTGAAGGTTTAGCAGCACGCACTATTTTTGAAAACCATCTGTGTTATTCCATTCAAC
- a CDS encoding ubiquinol-cytochrome c reductase iron-sulfur subunit, which yields MKRRDFITCFGLGYVASSLPAKVVASAPETTAISSTSGDWQPVGTVAQLDKTGQLLNENSPVGSVLVIGTSKSKNLVAVNPTCTHMGCTVEWLAEEKIFLCPCHASEFAANGNVQMGPATKPLSNYETKIEGNLVIVKRNS from the coding sequence ATGAAACGTCGTGATTTTATTACTTGTTTTGGTTTGGGTTATGTAGCAAGTAGCTTACCTGCAAAAGTTGTAGCTTCTGCTCCAGAAACTACAGCAATATCATCAACTTCTGGAGATTGGCAACCAGTAGGAACAGTTGCCCAATTGGATAAAACTGGTCAGCTATTAAATGAAAACTCACCGGTTGGTTCTGTATTGGTAATTGGTACTTCTAAAAGCAAAAATCTAGTGGCTGTGAACCCTACCTGCACTCACATGGGTTGCACCGTAGAGTGGCTTGCAGAAGAAAAGATATTTTTATGCCCTTGTCATGCTTCCGAATTTGCTGCCAATGGCAATGTACAAATGGGGCCAGCTACAAAACCACTATCAAATTACGAGACAAAAATAGAAGGCAATTTAGTTATTGTAAAACGTAATTCATAA